From Etheostoma cragini isolate CJK2018 chromosome 17, CSU_Ecrag_1.0, whole genome shotgun sequence, one genomic window encodes:
- the LOC117960711 gene encoding ewing's tumor-associated antigen 1 homolog, which translates to MSERRTHDVSAPEFTELWGSVSKLSNNNIQDKKTGQQLSGSTSTMCKDLQSPKRRGYSRYPGLNNGDSPGDVEPTQDIFWDPTSPTSASTGSGFRNTRVVEISDIVNRIAPKDVKRKGTESPLLQWIGDSAVPCTPDIPKPRARKKSSRQSSVDDLMKLARQFDENMQQDRETSEQLLNTVNNNLNECVNTSKTRLTETTFPSNVKDLKCPSSSDQVEADLHALFDCSTQRVSGRLSQGSSASARSQEIKHQPLTSTSAEPRQPELKSPDKSGPVAHPVGEKGPCDLSVNNCDDFDDDWENDDLLNDSFVLAMTQNPDQQHDTNPKTTLQSDTETNTTRFPSVCRPTANMNSAHQPSKLHSKPSCSVLQELCPKPKTTNRSTFKLEPNPHFQPKMAAREVSESSFTVIQLKSKTPDQKSETTKTLSIPIPDKIPKYQKGTHEAVKDISDSLWDDGDDDALLYQVCDSVERISNSQPQQASPSNGQDKQDTAVDRQRKNPAPLPIDMSWAMNASAKGQSPRAFVRFNSLPGTSRETVNYQGWNIPMKGANDKSRMSQSLPGVSLGTFNQCRDSSGTFQAENATVDLKPHTVTARAPQNSKSHHSAFKRNVSDSAAISNKVFVTSQVTWKCSAAEIERKKQEALARRRLRMQNAPKP; encoded by the exons ATGTCAGAGCGGAGGACGCATGATGTCTCTGCTCCAGAGTTCACTGAGCTGTGGGGTAGTGTTTCCAAACTTtccaacaacaacatacaagacaaaaaaacaggacagcAGCTGTCTGGCTCAACATCAACGATGTGTAAAG ATCTGCAGAGCCCTAAGCGCAGAGGCTACAGCAGATACCCCGGCTTGAATAACGGGGATTCTCCCGGTGATGTGGAACCAACACAAGACATTTTCTGGGATCCCACATCGCCCACTTCAGCTAGTACTG GCTCGGGGTTCAGGAACACCAGAGTTGTGGAAATATCAGATATTGTCAATCGTATTGCTCCGAAG GATGTGAAACGGAAAGGGACTGAATCTCCTCTGCTGCAGTGGATAGGTGACAGTGCCGTCCCATGCACACCCGATATTCCAAAGCCAAGAGCCAGGAAGAAGTCCTCTCG GCAGAGCAGTGTGGACGACCTCATGAAACTGGCCAGGCAGTTTGATGAGAACATGCAGCAGGACAGAGAGACTTCAGAACAGCTTCTCAACACTGTCAACAACAACCTCAATGAATGTGTGAACACTTCCAAAACAAGACTGACAGAGACAACATTCCCAAGCAACGTGAAGGACCTAAAGTGTCCATCCTCATCGGATCAGGTGGAGGCAGACCTGCACGCTCTGTTTGACTGCTCCACTCAGAGAGTCAGCGGCCGGCTAAGCCAGGGCTCCTCCGCATCGGCCCGttcacaggaaataaaacaccAACCTTTGACTTCAACTTCAGCTGAACCCAGACAACCAGAGCTCAAGTCACCTGACAAGTCTGGCCCAGTTGCACATCCTGTTGGAGAAAAAGGACCTTGTGATCTTAGTGTGAACAACTGTGATGACTTTGATGATGACTGGGAGAATGATGACCTACTTAATGACTCGTTTGTGCTGGCGATGACCCAGAATCCTGACCAGCAACATGACACCAACCCTAAAACCACCTTGCAGTCTGACACTGAGACAAACACTACTCGGTTCCCCTCCGTTTGCAGGCCTACTGCAAATATGAACTCTGCACATCAGCCTTCGAAGTTGCACTCAAAGCCAAGCTGCAGTGTACTACAGGAATTGTGTCCCAAGCCAAAGACTACCAACCGAAGCACTTTCAAGTTAGAGCCCAACCCTCACTTCCAGCCCAAGATGGCCGCCAGAGAGGTCTCCGAGTCTAGCTTCACTGTTATACAACTTAAGTCAAAGACGCCTGACCAGAAATCTGAAACCACAAAGACACTGTCTATTCCTATTCCTGACAAGATCCCTAAATATCAGAAGGGGACACATGAAGCGGTTAAAGACATTTCAGACAGCTTATGGGATGATGGGGACGATGACGCGCTGCTCTACCAGGTATGTGACAGCGTGGAGAGGATCTCCAACAGTCAGCCGCAGCAAGCGAGCCCTAGCAACGGCCAAGATAAACAAGATACTGCTGTAGACAGACAGCGAAAAAACCCAGCGCCCCTGCCAATCGACATGTCCTGGGCCATGAATGCCAGTGCCAAAGGACAGTCTCCACGTGCTTTTGTTCGTTTTAACTCATTACCAGGGACTAGCAGGGAAACTGTTAACTACCAAGGATGGAACATTCCAATGAAAGGTGCCAACGACAAATCCCGGATGTCTCAGAGCCTCCCAGGCGTGAGTCTGGGCACATTTAACCAGTGCAGGGATTCCTCTGGAACTTTTCAGGCTGAGAATGCTACTGTGGATCTGAAGCCACATACAGTGACAGCCAGGGCACCGCAGAACTCCAAGTCCCATCACTCAGCCTTCAAGAGAAATGTATCTGACTCAGCAGCTATAAGCAACAAGG TTTTTGTTACAAGCCAGGTGACATGGAAGTGCTCTGCAGCCGAGATTGAGAGAAAGAAGCAGGAGGCCTTGGCCAGGAGGCGACTGCGAATGCAGAACGCCCCAAAACCCTAG